In one Coccinella septempunctata chromosome 6, icCocSept1.1, whole genome shotgun sequence genomic region, the following are encoded:
- the LOC123315425 gene encoding uncharacterized protein K02A2.6-like, whose amino-acid sequence MVQVRGLVRLSCIIRDRKSDVSFYIVDGADKPILGLKACLDFNLIKHISSLTKTNLKSKNDIVLEYNGVFNNLGCFPGKPCKLILDDKAIPVIHSSRTIPQKLMPKLKESLDNLEQNGVICRQIEPTDWVNNIVITEKKDKNLRICLDPSDLNKCLKREHYQIPSPDQILASLNNKKYFSVLDLRDSFYQIPLDEESSKLCTFATPYGRYRFLRLPFGINTSAEIFQRKNVEIFGNVLDDGIYIDDLIISGSTEEEHDEKLQKVLEIAKKYGITFNKDKFQYKKLELKILGFIISEKGIKVDPQRTEAIEKMKIPTNKKELLRFLGIIKYLGKFCPNLSAVSAPLRQLTFENVLFQWEPTHTETVNKIKNLIIQAPTLAHFDVNKEVIIQCDASMDGFGACLMQDGKPVAFASRTLSDTEKRYANIERELSSIVFAVEKFNYFVYGRQVRIHTDQKPLVNIFRKDINKVSSRLQRLLYRLMKYDSKVEYLPGKQMFIADALSRASLVDPTFRDHEEIHVHSLKELLPISDKKLSELTLSTNNDETLVKLKQCLRNGWKNYRKLPDELRIYQSIRDQISECEDLLFYGDRFIIPKCMRTEMLRKLHEGHLGINKCRARARECLFWPGMSKEIQEYILKCETCKYFQNKNAKQPLLPHELPNRPWDKIGIDIFDFKNKSYLAIIDYYSKWIDFKFIKSKNIRDVINCLMEVFAIFGFPNKIMSDNNPFNSFIFKKFAEDYNVRLIFASPHYPRSNGMAEKAVNICKGILNKSSADNGNISLYLLKYRNTPIPDLDENNRLFRRNREHFIYRNISSDSDSDGNKSDYNNYANNDCDKVSPYCLRYRNLLRKPDRFPN is encoded by the exons ATGGTGCAAGTAAGAGGATTGGTAAGGTTGAGTTGTATCATTAGAGACAGAAAATCAGATGTATCTTTTTATATTGTTGATGGTGCAGATAAACCAATATTGGGTTTGAAGGCTTGCTTAGATTTTAACTTGATAAAGCATATAAGTTCATTAACAAAGACTAATTTAAAATCAAAAAATGATATAGTATTGGAATATAATGGAGTTTTTAATAATTTAGGATGTTTTCCTGGAAAACCTTGCAAATTAATTCTGGATGATAAAGCAATTCCTGTTATACACAGTTCTCGGACAATTCCACAAAAACTAATGCCCAAATTAAAAGAGTCATTGGATAATTTAGAACAAAACGGTGTTATATGTCGGCAAATCGAGCCAACTGATTGGGTTAACAATATAGTTATCACAGAAAAGAAAGACAAAAATTTAAGGATTTGCCTTGATCCATCCGATTTGAATAAATGTTTGAAACGCGAGCATTATCAAATTCCATCTCCCGATCAAATATTGGCTAGTTTGAAtaataagaaatatttttcgGTATTAGATTTAAGAGATTCTTTTTACCAAATACCGTTAGATGAAGAATCGTCAAAATTGTGTACGTTTGCTACTCCATATGGTAGATATAGGTTTCTTCGTTTGCCCTTCGGAATAAATACTTCCGCGGAAATTTTCCAACGcaagaatgttgaaatattcggtAATGTTTTGGATGATGGTATATATATAGATGATTTAATTATCTCAGGTTCGACAGAAGAGGAGCATGATGAAAAATTACAGAAAGTTTTAgagattgcaaaaaaatatggtATAACTTTCAATAAAGATAAATTTCAGTATAAAAAGTTAGAGTTAAAAATTTTAGGCTTTATCATATCGGAGAAAGGCATTAAGGTAGACCCACAGCGAACCGAGgctatagaaaaaatgaaaattcccaCTAATAAGAAAGAATTGCTCAGATTTTTAGGTATTATAAAATATTTAGGAAAGTTTTGTCCAAATTTATCAGCGGTATCAGCGCCCTTGAGACAGCTTACATTTGAGAATGTCTTATTTCAATGGGAACCAACACACACGGAAAcagtaaataaaattaaaaatttgattataCAAGCTCCAACTCTGGCACATTTTGATGTCAATAAAGAGGTTATCATACAGTGTGATGCGTCTATGGATGGTTTCGGTGCTTGCCTTATGCAGGATGGAAAGCCAGTGGCATTTGCCTCTAGAACTTTGTCTGATACAGAAAAGAGATATGCGAATATTGAACGGGAGTTGAGTTCTATTGTCTTTGCTGTTGAAAAGTTCAACTATTTTGTATATGGTCGGCAAGTAAGAATTCATACTGATCAGAAACCGCtagtcaatattttcagaaaagatATTAATAAAGTATCTTCTCGGTTACAGAGATTATTATATAGATTAATGAAATATGATTCAAAAGTAGAATATTTACCAGGAAAACAGATGTTCATTGCTGATGCTCTATCTCGTGCTAGTTTGGTAGATCCTACATTTAGAGATCATGAAGAAATTCATGTTCACAGTTTGAAAGAGTTATTGCCTATAtctgataaaaaattatctgaactAACGTTATCGACGAATAATGATGAAACTCTTGTTAAATTAAAGCAATGTCTTAGGAATGGATGGAAGAATTATAGAAAATTACCTGATGAATTGAGAATTTATCAAAGCATTAGAGATCAAATTTCTGAGTGTGAGGATTTGTTATTTTATGGAGATAGATTTATTATACCTAAATGCATGAGAACTGAAATGTTGAGGAAACTACATGAGGGTCATCTTGGTATTAATAAATGTAGAGCTAGAGCTCGTGAATGCTTATTTTGGCCGGGTATGTCAAAAGAAATTCAAGAATATATTCTTAAATGTGAAACTtgtaaatatttccaaaataaaaatgcaAAACAGCCATTGTTACCCCATGAGTTACCAAATAGGCCTTGGGATAAAATAGGCATTGATattttcgatttcaaaaataaatcttaCCTTGCGATTATCGATTACTATTCCAAATGGATTGACTTTAAATttataaaatcgaaaaatattagAGACGTAATAAACTGCCTTATGGAAGTGTTTGCTATTTTTGGATTTCCAAACAAAATAATGTCTGATAATAATCCCTTTAATTCGTTCATTTTTAAAAAGTTTGCTGAAGACTATAATGTCAGACTGATTTTTGCTAGTCCACATTACCCCAGAAGCAACGGAATGGCTGAGAAAGCTGTAAATATATGTAAAGGTATTTTAAATAAATCAAGTGCTGATAATGGTAACATTAGTTTATATTTGCTCAAATATCGTAACACTCCTATACCCGATCTTG atgaaaataataGATTATTCAGAAGGAATAGGGAACACTTtatatatcgaaatatttcaagtgATTCTGACTCTGATGGAAACAAAAGTGACTATAATAATTATGCAAATAATGATTGTGATAAAGTTTCACCTTATTGTTTGAGGTATAGAAATTTGTTGAGAAAACCAGATAGGTTTCCAAATTAG
- the LOC123315426 gene encoding uncharacterized protein LOC123315426, whose protein sequence is MEGFRIPPAMEFSGNMGQNWATWIQKFELYMLAAVDTDASEEKKVAIFLNLIGDAGLEIFNTLKLKISSAKLEDVKAAFKKYCEPKKNVVFDRFKFLSCTQKDGQSITSFITEIKTLVKNCEYTNEDEMVRDKIIMGMKDDNLREKLLQNESLSLKKTEEICNIMEISRQQASVITGNQPKPDYAVDAVTQKRLNKLSNRNSYNKSFIKCQRCGYKHDNRKCPAFGKTCSYCKKHNHFSY, encoded by the coding sequence ATGGAAGGATTCAGAATCCCACCTGCTATGGAATTTTCGGGAAACATGGGACAAAATTGGGCCACATGGATTCAAAAATTCGAATTATATATGTTAGCTGCCGTGGATACGGATGCttctgaagaaaaaaaggtGGCAATATTCCTGAATTTAATCGGAGATGCAGGTTTGGAAATTTTTAATACCTTgaagttaaaaatttcttctgcAAAACTGGAGGATGTAAAGGCGGCATTCAAGAAGTATTGCGAACCAAAGAAGAATGTGGTGTTCGACCGTTTTAAATTTTTGAGCTGCACTCAGAAGGATGGCCAGTCGATAACGAGTTTCATTACGGAAATAAAAACTCTGGTGAAAAACTGCGAGTACACCAATGAAGATGAGATGGTCAGGGACAAGATCATAATGGGAATGAAGGACGATAACCTGCGAGAGAAGCTGCTGCAGAATGAGAGCTTGTCACTGAAGAAAACTGAGGAAATTTGCAACATCATGGAGATTAGCCGGCAGCAAGCAAGTGTGATCACTGGTAATCAGCCAAAGCCGGATTATGCCGTTGATGCTGTTACTCAGAAGAGATTAAATAAGTTAAGTAATAGAAATAGTTACAATAAATCATTCATAAAATGTCAAAGATGTGGATATAAACATGACAATCGTAAATGTCCTGCTTTTGGTAAAACTTGCTCATATTGTAAAAAACACAATCATTTTTcttattaa